The DNA segment ATAATATGTTTTCCAAGCAGAGTGAGAGGTGGCGTTTACATTTACAGCAGACCATTCTTTCAACATCTGCACATCTTGCATATCGCCAAAGTCAGATCCACCTTTCCAAGAGTTGTCGGTCATTACTTCTCCAAACATCCACTCTTGCATATGAGCAACAACACCTTGATCTTGTGCAATGGCTTGGTAACATGCGTTGACTGCCATTTGAGCATTTTCAAGATCATCATAATATGCCGGAGTATCTACAGCCTGACCTTGTGGCTCTCTATCTAAGAAACTTGAACAGCTATTTCCTAGTGTTAGCATGCTACAACATGCTAGTACATTTATAATATTTTTGAATTTCATTTCTTTTCTACTTTTACGTGATTCCTCTGATTAAAAAGTAACATTCAAGCCTAATGAATAAGTAGTAGATTTTGGATAGTTACCAATATCAACACCTTGTGCTAATGGATCACCGTAATGATCACCTACTTCAGGATCATAACCACTGTAGTTAGTTAGTGTAAATAAGTTATCTACTGAAGCATAAACTCTGAAACGTTGCATGTGTAATTTCTTACAAACATTCTCATTGAAAGAATAACCTAATTGAACGTTTTGTAATCTTAGGTAAGAAGCATCTTCCACATATCTGTCAGAGAATCTACGGTTGTTGTTTGGATCACCCGATACAACTCTTGGTAAAGTACCTTCAGGATTGTTTTCTGGGTGGAAACGGTTATCGTAGTAATTTTTAGTTTGATTTTTCTGAACGTTAGAATCTTCAATCCAGAACTTCTGAATATTGGCTACTTCATTACCATATGAGCCAGTGAAGAATAAGTTCATGTCAAACCCTTTGTACTCTAGTCCAATATTGAATGAACCTGTAAATGTTGGGATAGCAGAACCAAGGTTAGTTTTATCTTCATCATCAATAGTACCGTCACCATTTAAATCGACAAACTTCACATCACCGATGCCAGCATTAGGTTGTAGTGGATTACCGTCTGCATCAACATGTGCATCTAACTCTTCTTGTGATCTAAAGATACCGTCTGTTTTATAACCATAGAAGTAAGCAATTTCTTGTCCTTCTTCGGTTCTTGTAGTATATCCTAACTTGTCAATATAACCACCATCAATGTGACCAGTTTCACCTAAGTCAGTAATTTTGTTATCGATGACTGCGATATTAGCACCAACATTCCATTTTACTTCATGCTCAACATTTCTGTAGTTGATGGCGAATTCAAAACCTTTGTTTTGCATAGTACCTACGTTGACATTTGGAGAGTTTGCACCTACATAGTCAGGAACAGGCTGTGGAACCACCATGTCTTTAGTATCCTTAATGAAGTATTCTGCACTTACAGTAATCTTGTCGTTTAAGAATCCTGCATCTACACCAAAGTTGGTCATTTGTGCAGATTCCCATCTTAAATCAGGGTTAGACATTGTTGTTGGAATACGACCTTCAACGACATTACCATCAACCACATATCTTAAGTTGTTTGTTACCGTTGATAAGTAATCATTGTTACCTGCAGAAGATTGATTACCTACTTCACCCCAACCAGCTCTCAGCTTAAGTTGTGAGACAATTTCAGAAGTTTGTAAGAAATCTTCTTCTTTGATATTCCATCCTGCAGAGAATGATGGGAAGAATCCCCAACGGTTACCTTCTGCGAATTTTGATGAACCATCTGCTCTAAATGTGGCTGTCAATAAATACTTGTTGTCGTAGCTATAGTTAGCTCTAGCAAAATACGATTGTAATGAATTGGCTCCTTGTGAAGAGGTAGCGAAATAATCAGCACCTTTTGCAGCACCTAAATATCTCATGTTTTCATTGAAAGGAACATCATAACCTGTAGCCATAATATTGTTGTAGCTGAAGTATTGCATCTCCATACCTACCATTGCTCCGAAGTTGTGATTTCCAATACTTTTCGTATAGTTAGCATAGTTAGACCAAACCCAGTCAAACTTGTTGTTTCTATGTTCATCCAACTGAGAAGTCATTCTTTGTTCTTCATTCGAAACAAAGAATTCAGGGTAGTACATCTTTTGTTGTTGGTTTCTATAATCCACACCAAAGTTGGATGTTAACGTTAGGTCTTTCGTTGCTTTAGCATTCAAAGAGAAGTTACCAACGATTCTGTTATCCCAAGAACGTTTGTATTGTTCTTGCTCTGCCATTCTTGCAGGGTTGTTGTTATAAGACCAAGTTGCTCTAGCATAAGATCCATCAGGGTTATATACTGGAGTAATTGGGTCTGTCCATAATGCTTGAGTTAGCGGACTTGAATAAACATCATTCAAGTTTGTAAGAGAGTAATTTGCGTGTGTATAGGCAATGTTTTGTCCAAAGTTTAACCAATCGTTGAATTTATGTGTGTTGTTGAACTTCACAAAGAATTTCTCCAAGTCAGTTCCTTTTAATATCCCTTCATCTTTCACATAAGATGTAGAGAAATTGAATTGATTCTTTTCAGAACCACCGTTAATTCCTAAGTTGTAATTTTGGAAAGATCCTTCTCTTAATAATTCATCTTGCCAGTCAGTACCTTTATAGTTACCATTTGCTACATATTTTAATTGCTCATACTCATCTGTACCTTCAGCAAATCTGTTGGCTTCTAATCCCATCTGAGCATATTCTGATGCATTAGCCATCTCAATAGTGTTAGACGCTTGCTTAACACCAGTTTGTGCATTAAATGTATACGTTACTTTATCTTGTACTTTACCTTTCTTTGTGGCAATTAAAATAACACCATTGGCACCTCTTGAACCATATACTGCAGTTGCCGAAGCATCCTTTAGTACTTCCATAGATTCAATATCTTGAGGAGCAATGTGCGAAATGTCTTGCATTGGGAAACCATCAACTACATATAAAGGATCTGAGTTGTTGATCGTACCAATACCTCTTACTCTTACTTTTGATCCTGAGGCAGGGTTACCAGAGTTGGTTACTTGTACACCTGGTACACGACCTTGAAGGGCTTTGTTTACATCCTCAGTGGCTATAACAGTCAATTCATCCGTTTTTACGGTCGAAACTGAACCTGTTACATCACTCTTTTTAGCAGTACCATAACCGATAACAACTACTTCTTCTAATTCTTCTAGGTCTACTTCCATATTAATCTTGAACTCTGTCTGAGTACCTACATTAATATTTTGACTTATATAGCCAATAGAAGAAATTGCTAATACTGTATCATTAGTTTTTACGTTTAACTGAAATTTACCATCAAAGTCGGAGATTGTTCCAATAGTTGTTCCTTTAATAGTGATGTTCACCCCTGGAAGAGGACTACCTGTTTCATCTGATACGCTACCTTTTATTGTTCGTTCTTGTGCGTAGGCACTTATTGAAAATGTAATAGCGATGAACAGCAGAAAAAAATTTTTTAAGATCTGCATGACTATCTTTTATTGTTTAGTTGTTGTTCTATCTAAATGACTTTAGTAAAACATAAATTAAAAATAACCGCGGCGTTATGTTACAAATGTAGGGTAGACACTAATTACTTCAGAGGTTGATTTTTGACAAAAAGGAGTCTGAAAAAATATTTTTTTATCAGGGGAGAAATTTTAAATAGGGAAAAAAATTACATTTTTGATGAAAATTTACCCCTACTTGAAAGTGTCGGAAGTGTTTATCATTTATCCTTCTTTTTAACCTTGAATGCATTAGCGAAATTTTCGAATCTTACCCGTTAATTTATGATGATAGTTGTTTCATTTCATATATTTTTTGATGAAAAAGGAACTTTTTTATGTGATTCATATTCTTCAAATATTATACCTAATTGATGAAAAAATCTACTAATAATGCTCATTTAAGCTAAATAGAGAAGGTTTATGATTAAAAAGTGCCTAAATGCTATTTGTCGAATTAAGTAGTATTTGTTCATAGGCCTTATCAAAATTAAAAATCTCCATATCGTCCTTTAATTGTATCAAGTACATTTGAGGTATAACCATTTGGAAGTTTTTAAAATCTATCTCTGAAATGAAGAATATATATACATACATAGTGATCATTTTTTACTCTTTGTGTGTAGTGTCATGTTCTTCAAATCAAAAGAAAGTAGTGATAGAAAAAAAAGAGATTCCAAATGTAATTATTACCACAGACATTAATAATAAGGATTATTCCATTACAGATGAACATGCATTTTTATACTTATTATGGTACCTAAATAATGTTAGTGTTCAATCAGTAATGCTAGATGAATACAATGATTATGGTCTTGAAATCTTAAATAATATTATACAGTGTTATGCTCAAGATTATAAGAACCAGAGTTATTCATTTGAAGCTAGGA comes from the Flammeovirga agarivorans genome and includes:
- a CDS encoding SusC/RagA family TonB-linked outer membrane protein, giving the protein MQILKNFFLLFIAITFSISAYAQERTIKGSVSDETGSPLPGVNITIKGTTIGTISDFDGKFQLNVKTNDTVLAISSIGYISQNINVGTQTEFKINMEVDLEELEEVVVIGYGTAKKSDVTGSVSTVKTDELTVIATEDVNKALQGRVPGVQVTNSGNPASGSKVRVRGIGTINNSDPLYVVDGFPMQDISHIAPQDIESMEVLKDASATAVYGSRGANGVILIATKKGKVQDKVTYTFNAQTGVKQASNTIEMANASEYAQMGLEANRFAEGTDEYEQLKYVANGNYKGTDWQDELLREGSFQNYNLGINGGSEKNQFNFSTSYVKDEGILKGTDLEKFFVKFNNTHKFNDWLNFGQNIAYTHANYSLTNLNDVYSSPLTQALWTDPITPVYNPDGSYARATWSYNNNPARMAEQEQYKRSWDNRIVGNFSLNAKATKDLTLTSNFGVDYRNQQQKMYYPEFFVSNEEQRMTSQLDEHRNNKFDWVWSNYANYTKSIGNHNFGAMVGMEMQYFSYNNIMATGYDVPFNENMRYLGAAKGADYFATSSQGANSLQSYFARANYSYDNKYLLTATFRADGSSKFAEGNRWGFFPSFSAGWNIKEEDFLQTSEIVSQLKLRAGWGEVGNQSSAGNNDYLSTVTNNLRYVVDGNVVEGRIPTTMSNPDLRWESAQMTNFGVDAGFLNDKITVSAEYFIKDTKDMVVPQPVPDYVGANSPNVNVGTMQNKGFEFAINYRNVEHEVKWNVGANIAVIDNKITDLGETGHIDGGYIDKLGYTTRTEEGQEIAYFYGYKTDGIFRSQEELDAHVDADGNPLQPNAGIGDVKFVDLNGDGTIDDEDKTNLGSAIPTFTGSFNIGLEYKGFDMNLFFTGSYGNEVANIQKFWIEDSNVQKNQTKNYYDNRFHPENNPEGTLPRVVSGDPNNNRRFSDRYVEDASYLRLQNVQLGYSFNENVCKKLHMQRFRVYASVDNLFTLTNYSGYDPEVGDHYGDPLAQGVDIGNYPKSTTYSLGLNVTF